The Mycobacterium avium subsp. avium genomic sequence AGCCCGTCATCGCCCGCGCCATCGCCTTTGAGGACGGCCGCGCCGACGCGGAGAACGCGCACGGCGTGCACGAGCATGGCGCCGAGTTGTTCAGCCGTGGGGTGCAATCGGGACCCGGCCTGGGGTTCGGGGTGCTGATCTTTGGCCTGGCCATGGGCGCGTTGTTCGCGGTGCTGTTCAGCGTGGTCTATGCGCGCACGGAAAGCATTTCCCCGCAAGCGCTTTCGCTGCTGTTGGCGGCCGGTGCGTTCGGTGCGGTGTACCTGGTGCCGTTCGTGAAGTATCCGCCGAACCCCCCGGCGGTCGGTCAGGCCGACACCATCGGCGCGCGCACCGGCTGGTATCTGGCGCTGGTCGCGGCGTCGACGGCGCTGACGATCGGCGCGGTGTGGCTGGCGCGCCGGCTGGAGGTCCGGCTCGGCCCGTGGAACGCGCGGCTGCTTTCGGCCGCGGCGTATCTGGTGGCGATCGTCGCGGTGGCGGTGCTGGCGCCGTCGGTGGACGAGACGCCGGCGCCGCTGCGCGATGCCGCCGGCTCCATCGTCTATCCGGGGTTCCCCGCCGACGTGCTCTACGAATTCCGGCTGGTGTCGCTGGCCGCGCAGCTGGTGCTGTGGGCGGGCATCGGCCTGGTTTTCGCGGCGGTCAGCGGGCGGCTGCTCGGGGCGCGGGCGCCACGCGTCCCGGCGTGACCGGGGTCGTGCGGCTGACGCTCGTTTCGCATGGCATGACGGATGCCATGGCGGACGGGCGTTTTCCCGCCGACGAGCCGCTGAACGAGCTGGGCCGCCGTCAGGTGCAACCTATCGCCGCCCAACTCGGCGGCGCCGCAAGCTATTTCGTCGCACCCGAGCTGCGCACCCGGCAGACCGCCGGGCTGCTCGGCTTCGACGGGGCGCCCGAACCGCTGCTGGCCGACCTGGATTGCGGGCGGTGGCGCGGGCGGGCGCTGCAGACCGTGGACGAAGCCGACCTGGCGGCGTGGCTGAGCGATCCGGCCGGGGCGCCGCACGGTGGCGAGTCGATCGCCGACCTGATCGAGCGGGCGTCGCGTTGGTTGAATGCGTTGACCGCCAACCCCTTACGCACCGTGGCGGTGACGCATCCGGCGGTGATCCGGGCGGCGCTGCTGGCGGCGCTGGACGCCGACCCGGCGTCGTTTTGGCGCGTCGATGTCGCACCGGCGGCCTGCGTCGTCATGCATCACCGGGGCGGTCGGTGGACGCTGCGGTTGTGAATCGTTACGCCGCCCGCGCTGCGGGACCATGCGGCTTCTCGCAACGGCGATAGCGCCGACGCTATCCGGGTGAGACACCACGACCCGACCCATCGGGACGGCGTACGCCAAACTTGACACATGTCAAGTTTGGCGGCAGGATGGTCGTCCACGAGCGCAACCAACAGCGTGTCGCTCAGGTAGGAGGTCTGTTATGGCCAACCGCTACCTGCAGGGTCCATTCGCCCCGATGCATCACGAGTACACGCTGACCGGTTTGGAGGTCGTCGGGACGATCCCGGATTACCTGGATGGGCGGTATCTGCGCAACGGTGCCAACCCAATCGGAGACGTCGATCCTGAGCGTTATCACTGGTTCCTGGGCGACGGCATGGTGCACGGCATCCGAATCCGTGACGGCAAGGCCGAGTGGTACCGCAACCGTTGGGTGCGCAGCCCAGCCACCTCGAAAGCCCTCGGCCAGCCCGCACCGCCGGGTCACTTCGGCTTTTTTCCAATCGGCGCCAATACCAACGTAATCGGGCATGCCGGCAAGACACTCGCATTGATCGAAGGCGGCATCGCCAACTATGAACTCACCGAGGAATTGGACACCGTCGGCGTGTGCGACTTCGCCGGAACGCTCACCGGCGGGTACGCAGCGCACCCCCATCGTGACCCCGAGACGGGTGAGCTGCATGCGGTTTCGTACAACCCCTATCGCGGCAACAGGGTGCAGTATTCGGTGATCGACGTCGAGGGTCGAGCGCGACGGACCGTCAACGTCACCGTTGGCGGCAGCCCGATGATGCATGACTTTTCCCTGACTGAACGCTATGTCGTGTTCTACGACCTGCCGGTCACCTTCGATGCGGCGGTGGGCGCGGCCATGACGGCGCCGCGCGGGCTTCGGCCGATCGCCCGGCTGATGCTGTCGGCGCTGATCGGCCGGGTCGCCATTCCCGATCCCATCGCCGCGCGGCTGCCGGCGGCGACCACGGACCGGCGAATGCCCTACTCGTGGAACCCGAACTACCCGGCCCGTGTCGGCGTGATGCCACGCGACGGTGAAGATGCTGATGTGCGCTGGTTCGACGTCGAACCGTGCTACGTATTCCATCCGATGAATGCCTACGAAGAGGATGGCACCATCGTGCTCGACGTAGTGCGAAACCCCAAGATGTTCGACCGGGACCGCACCGGTCCCAATGAGGGGCCACCCACGTTGGACCGTTGGGTGATCGATCTGGCGGCCGGGAAGGTGCGCGAATCCCGCATTGATGATCGGGGCCAGGAGTTTCCGCGCATCGACGAGCGCCTGGTTGGAAAGCGGCATCGTTACGGCTACACGCCGACGGTGCTGGAGGGCATCGAAGGCGGGGACTGCTTGCTCAAGCACGATCTTATTGGCGGGAGCACCCAGTCGCGCTGCCTGGGCCCGCAAAAAGCATTGGGCGAGTTCGTGTTTCATCCTTCATCGCCGACCGCCGCGGAAGACGAGGGCGTGCTGATGGGCTATGTGTACGACCGGGCCACCAATCGCAGCGAGTTGGCGATCCTCGATGCTCAAACCCTTGAGGACGTTGCCAGCATCAAGCTGCCGCATCGAGTTCCCGCCGGTTTCCACGGCAACTGGGTGCCCAGCAGCAACTAGCGGCCGCCGCGACTAGCGCGGCGCGATCAGCGCGAAGGCCTGTTTGGCCACCTGCAGCATCCAGCCCGTCGCGGTCGGGCCGTGATCGCGCGGCCAGTTCAGCTGGAAGCTGACCACCCACGGCTGGTGTGTCTTGTCGACCGCGTACCAGCTGAACGTCAAATCCCCCGGCAGCCCACCGGCTTTCGCGCCGATGTAGGGCCACACCGCCGGGTCCAGCTGGATGCCCGACACCGCGGACAGGATGTCGCGCACCGGTGCGGCCTTGCCCACCGCGTCGGCCTGCAGCGCCGCGTGCACCCGGCAGATGTCCTGCGCGTTGCCGTACCACTCCGCGCCGTAGGAGGACGCCGGCGAGTGGGCGCGCATCGGATCCGGGTCGTACGGCGTCGAATTCGCCTGCGCCAGCAGCCGGGCGCGAACCTGCGGGGATCCGTGCTCCCACTGGCTGCGCAGATCGGGTCGGCCCCAGCCGACCGAGAACAGCTCGTACATGGTGGGGAACGGAGTCATGCTGGACGGGTCGTGATGGCCGGCCGTGGCCAGCGCCTCCTCGATGGCGTGCGTGCCCAGCTTGTCGATCAGCAGGTCGGTCGCCATGTTGTCGCTGGTGGCGATCATCTTCTCGGCGGCGGTGCGCACCGAGACCTGCGCCCCGGCGGGCAGCGCCAGACCCGACGAACCCACGGCCCGGCTCTTGTCGGTGACGGTCAGCTGGTCGTCCCAGGACACCCTTCCGGCGGTGACGGCGCCGGCCAGGGCGTGCAGCACGTAGAGCTTGAAAATCGATGCCAGCGGCAGGGATTCGCCGGTGTTGGTGCCCGCCACCGGTTCGCAGCGGCCCTGCGGGTAGACCTTGGCGGCCTGATACGAGTAGCGCGCGCCGGTCTTGCTCAACACCGCATCGACGTCATGCCACGAGTTGACCGTGGGCGCCCGGGTGTCCAGGTCGAAGCGGTCCACCCAGCCGCCGTCGTCGGTGTGGATCCGGATGTCTTGGCGGGCACCGTAGGACGACGTCAGGTGCAGGGTGGCCACGCTGGCCCCGATGTCGACACCGTTGAGGGTGAACGGGCGATCCCACCACAGCGCCTCCAGCGTGGTCTGCACCGACTCCACCTTGTCGGCGGCGGCCAGGGTGCGAACGCCGACCGGACCGATGGGCCAGTCCGAATTCAGCATGTCCAACGTCTGCTGGGCCCGGATGCCGGGCGGCGTCCGGGTGTCGATCTGGCGTCCCGGATTGGCCGCGTTCGCCTGCGGGGAGGGGGAGGAGGCGCACCCGGGCGCCAAGGTCGCCACCAGTGCGGCGGCAGCGCTCAGCACCAGTGCGCGGCGCCAGGCGAACAGCCCGCTAGCCAGCCTGCTTGTTTGCGGCAACGTCCAGCACAACCTCGAATTCCAGCAGAGACGCCCCGGTCGCCACCGGGTTGGCCCGATGGCCGGCGTGCGCTTCGATGGCGGGACCCTTCGCCCACGCCTGGAACGCCTCGTCGGACTCCCAGTGTGTCACCACGAAGTAGCGGTCCTCGCCCTGGACCGGACGCAGCAACTGGAAGCCGAGGAAGCCGGGCTGATTCTCCACCGCATGGGCGCGGTGGGCGAACCGCTTCTCCAGTTCCGGGCCCGCGTCGGCGGGCACTTCGATTGCGTTGATCTTCACCACTGGCGGCATGCCGCTAGGCTACCCCGGCCCCCGCCCGGGACAACCGGCGCGGTGCACGCAAGATGGTGGCATGCCCAGCACGGTGTTGACTCGCCACGGCGGCCACGGCGAGCCCCTGGTGCTGGTGCACGGCCTGATGGGCCGGGGCAGCACCTGGACGCGCCAGCTGCCGTGGCTGACCCGGCTGGGCACCGTCTACAGCTACGACGCGCCGTGGCACCGCGGCCGCGACGTCGAGGACCCGCACCCGATCAGCACCGAACGCTTCGTGGCCGACCTGGCCGACGCGGTGGGCACCCTGGATGCGCCGGCCCGGATGGTCGGGCATTCGATGGGCGCCCTGCACTCGTGGTGCCTGGCCGCGCAGCATCCCAAGCTGGTGTCGGCCCTGGTGGTCGAGGACATGGCCCCGGACTTCCGCGGCCGCACCACCGGCCCGTGGGAGCCGTGGCTGCACGCCCTGCCGGTCGAATTCGATTCCGCCGAACAGGTATTCGCCGAATTCGGGCCGGTCGCCGGGCAGTACTTCCTGGAGGCGTTCGACCGCACCGAAACGGGTTGGCGGCTGCACGGCCACACCTCGCGATGGATCGAGATCGCCGCGGAATGGGGCACCCGGGACTACTGGGCGCAGTGGCGCGCGGTGCGCGTCCCGGCGCTGCTGATCGAGGCCGGCAATTCGGTCACCCCGCCCGGCCAGATGCTCGAGATGGCCGAAAGGGCCGTCGCCGCAACCTATTTGCACGTCCCACAGGCCGGGCACCTGGTCCACGACGAGGCGCCGGAGGCGTACCGGCAGGCCGTCGAGTCATTCCTCGCCGGCTAGGGCGAACCGGCCGTCGGCCGTCTGCGTCACCAGGCCGTCGGCCAGCAGCGAATACAGCGCCCGGTCCCGCTGCGCTGTGTCGGTCAGCCAGGCCACATCCAGCTCGGCCCGGGTGACCGGAGAATCGTTGCCGCGCAACACATCCATGAGGCGTCCGCGCACCTGCCGGTCGGTTCCGGCGTAGGTCTGAACCCGCCGCGCCGGCCCGGTCGGCGGGGGATGACCGGCCTCGCGCCAGGCGCACCGGCGCAGCGGGCACAACCCGCAGCGCGGGGCGCGGGCGGTGCACACCGTGGCCCCCAGCTCCATCAGCGCGACCGAGAACTCCGGCGCGCTGCCGTCGCCCGGCAGCAGCGCCGCCACGTCGGCGTGGTCGCGGCCGGCGGACGGCGCTCCGGCGTCGGCCTGGCCGTGCACCGCGCGGGCCACCACCCGGCGCACGTTGGTGTCCACCACCGGCACCGGGCGTCGGTAGGCGAAGCAGGCGACGGCGCGGGCGGTGTAGCCGCCGACCCCCGGCAGCGTCAGCAGGGTGTCGACGTCGCGGGGAACCACGTCACCGTGATCGCGCGCGATCACGGTGGCGCACTCGTGTAATCGCTTGGCGCGCCGCGGATATCCCAGCTTGCCCCAGGCACGCAGCACGTCGGCGGCGCTGGCCGCCGCGGTGGCCGACGGGGTGGGCCAGCGCCGCACCCAGTCCGGCCAGATCGGCAGCACCCGCGACACCGGCGTCTGCTGCAGCATGAACTCGCTGACCAGGATCTGCCATGCGCTGACGCCGGGGGCGCGCCACGGCAGATCGCGGCGCGCAACCCGATACCACTCGAGAAGATCGGTAACCGATATGAGTGGGCTGTCGACGGCCGGCGGCTGCGGCATGATGTCAGCCATGCCTAACACCAGTCCGGTAACCGCGTGGAAGTCACTCAAAGAGGGTAACGAGCGATTCGTCGCCGGGAAGCCGCAGCATCCGAGCCAAAGCGTCGAGCATCGCGCCAGCCTGGCCGCCGGGCAGAGCCCCACCGCGGTGGTGTTCGGCTGCTCGGACAGCCGGGTCGCCGCCGAGCTGATCTTCGATCAGGGCCTGGGCGACATGTTCGTGGTGCGCACCGCGGGCCAGGCCATCGACACCGCGGTCCTGGGTTCCATCGAATTCGCGGTGAGCGTGCTCAACGTGCCGCTGATCGTGGTGTTGGGCCATGACAGCTGCGGCGCGGTCAAGGCCGCCCTGGGCGCCATCGAGGAGGGCGCCATCCCCGGCGGTTTCGTCCGCGACGTGGTGGAGCGGGTGGCGCCGTCGATCCTGATGGGCCGCCGCGAGGGCCTGAGCCGCGTCGACGAGTTCGAGGAGCGGCACGTCCGCGAAACCGTGGCCCAGCTGGTGTCGCGGTCCACGACCATCGCCGAGCGGATCGGCGACGGCACGGTCGCGGTGGCCGGCGTCACCTACCACCTGGCCGACGGGCGGGCGGCCCTGTGCGACCACGTGGGCGACATCGGCGAATAACGGGCGAGCGGCCCGCCGATCCCGCCCGAGCGGCCGGGTCGGCGGGCCACCCTTACACCGGGGTCAGCCAGCAAACCTCGCGACACGCCGGGGCGGGTCAGCCGAATCGGCGTGACCTGGGCCTACGCTGCGAACGTGCTCGATCTGGAACCGCGTGGCCCGCTACCCACCGAGATCTACTGGCGGCGCAGAGGCCTGGCCGTGGGCATCGCGGTCGTCGTGATGGGGGTCGTGGCCGCCGCGGTCATCGCCTTCATGGGACACAGCGCGGGAGCCAAGCCCGCCAACGCCGACAAGCCGAACTCCGCGCAGAGCAAGCCGGGATCACCGGCGCCGCAGGCGCCGCCGCCCCCCGGCCCGGAGGGCCCCGCCCCGGCGGTGCCGCCGGCGCAGGGCCAGAACCCCGAGACGCCCACACCCACCGCCGCCGTGCAGCCGCCGCCGGTGCTCAAGGAGGGCGACGACTGCCCCGACTCGACGCTGGCGGTCAAGGGGCTGACCAACGCGCCGCAATACTTCATCGGTGACCAGCCGAAGTTCACCATGGTCGTCACCAACATCGGGCTGGTGGCCTGCAAGCGCGACGTGGGCGCCGCGGTGCTGGCAGCCTACGTCTACTCGCTGGACAACAAGCGGCTGTGGTCGAACCTGGACTGCGCGCCGTCCAACGAGACGCTGATCAAGACCTTCACCCCGGGCGAGCAGGTAACCACCGCGGTGACCTGGACGGGCATGGGCTCGGCGCCGCACTGCCCGCTGCCGCGGCCGGCGATCGGGCCCGGCACCTACAACCTCGTCGTGCAGCTGGGCAATCTGCGCTCGCAGCCGGTTCCGTTCATCATGAACCAGCCGCCACCGCCGCCCGGCCCGGTGCCCGGACCCGGTCAGCCCGGGGCGGTGCCGCAGCCCGAGGCGCCGCCGGTGCCCCAGCCGCCGGCCGGCTGAAGCACCGGCGACTCAGCTCAACGCGACTCAGCTCAGCGAGTCGGTGATCGTCGACTCCGCCAGCTGCGAAAGTCCTTCTCGCACATGGCGGGCCCACATCGCGCCGATGCCGTCGATCGACTGCAGGTCGCTGGCGCTGGCCGCCAGCACGTTCTGCAGCGTCCCGAATGACCGGACCAACAGGTCGGCGTGAGCGAACTGCAGCCGGGGAATCCCGGCCAGCGCCCGGTAGCCGCGCGGGCTGACCGCCGAGTCCTGCGCCTCCGTCGTTGTCGGGTAGCCGAAAACCTTTGCCAGCGCGGTGAAATCGAGCAGCTCGGTGTCCGAGAGCGCATCCAGCTCGTCGAGGGTGGCGGTCATCTGGGCCTCGGACAGCGGCTCGGGGCTGGCGTGGTAGTCACGCACGATCAACTCGCGGGCGTTGTCGTTGCCGCCCAGCAGCTCGTCGAGCTGCAGCCG encodes the following:
- a CDS encoding A/G-specific adenine glycosylase encodes the protein MADIMPQPPAVDSPLISVTDLLEWYRVARRDLPWRAPGVSAWQILVSEFMLQQTPVSRVLPIWPDWVRRWPTPSATAAASAADVLRAWGKLGYPRRAKRLHECATVIARDHGDVVPRDVDTLLTLPGVGGYTARAVACFAYRRPVPVVDTNVRRVVARAVHGQADAGAPSAGRDHADVAALLPGDGSAPEFSVALMELGATVCTARAPRCGLCPLRRCAWREAGHPPPTGPARRVQTYAGTDRQVRGRLMDVLRGNDSPVTRAELDVAWLTDTAQRDRALYSLLADGLVTQTADGRFALAGEE
- a CDS encoding alpha/beta fold hydrolase, translating into MPSTVLTRHGGHGEPLVLVHGLMGRGSTWTRQLPWLTRLGTVYSYDAPWHRGRDVEDPHPISTERFVADLADAVGTLDAPARMVGHSMGALHSWCLAAQHPKLVSALVVEDMAPDFRGRTTGPWEPWLHALPVEFDSAEQVFAEFGPVAGQYFLEAFDRTETGWRLHGHTSRWIEIAAEWGTRDYWAQWRAVRVPALLIEAGNSVTPPGQMLEMAERAVAATYLHVPQAGHLVHDEAPEAYRQAVESFLAG
- a CDS encoding CbtA family protein, giving the protein MEKRLIGAGLLAGAVGAVLAFVFARLCAEPVIARAIAFEDGRADAENAHGVHEHGAELFSRGVQSGPGLGFGVLIFGLAMGALFAVLFSVVYARTESISPQALSLLLAAGAFGAVYLVPFVKYPPNPPAVGQADTIGARTGWYLALVAASTALTIGAVWLARRLEVRLGPWNARLLSAAAYLVAIVAVAVLAPSVDETPAPLRDAAGSIVYPGFPADVLYEFRLVSLAAQLVLWAGIGLVFAAVSGRLLGARAPRVPA
- a CDS encoding carbonic anhydrase, whose translation is MPNTSPVTAWKSLKEGNERFVAGKPQHPSQSVEHRASLAAGQSPTAVVFGCSDSRVAAELIFDQGLGDMFVVRTAGQAIDTAVLGSIEFAVSVLNVPLIVVLGHDSCGAVKAALGAIEEGAIPGGFVRDVVERVAPSILMGRREGLSRVDEFEERHVRETVAQLVSRSTTIAERIGDGTVAVAGVTYHLADGRAALCDHVGDIGE
- the mhuD gene encoding mycobilin-forming heme oxygenase MhuD, which gives rise to MPPVVKINAIEVPADAGPELEKRFAHRAHAVENQPGFLGFQLLRPVQGEDRYFVVTHWESDEAFQAWAKGPAIEAHAGHRANPVATGASLLEFEVVLDVAANKQAG
- a CDS encoding histidine phosphatase family protein; the encoded protein is MTGVVRLTLVSHGMTDAMADGRFPADEPLNELGRRQVQPIAAQLGGAASYFVAPELRTRQTAGLLGFDGAPEPLLADLDCGRWRGRALQTVDEADLAAWLSDPAGAPHGGESIADLIERASRWLNALTANPLRTVAVTHPAVIRAALLAALDADPASFWRVDVAPAACVVMHHRGGRWTLRL
- a CDS encoding carotenoid oxygenase family protein, whose protein sequence is MANRYLQGPFAPMHHEYTLTGLEVVGTIPDYLDGRYLRNGANPIGDVDPERYHWFLGDGMVHGIRIRDGKAEWYRNRWVRSPATSKALGQPAPPGHFGFFPIGANTNVIGHAGKTLALIEGGIANYELTEELDTVGVCDFAGTLTGGYAAHPHRDPETGELHAVSYNPYRGNRVQYSVIDVEGRARRTVNVTVGGSPMMHDFSLTERYVVFYDLPVTFDAAVGAAMTAPRGLRPIARLMLSALIGRVAIPDPIAARLPAATTDRRMPYSWNPNYPARVGVMPRDGEDADVRWFDVEPCYVFHPMNAYEEDGTIVLDVVRNPKMFDRDRTGPNEGPPTLDRWVIDLAAGKVRESRIDDRGQEFPRIDERLVGKRHRYGYTPTVLEGIEGGDCLLKHDLIGGSTQSRCLGPQKALGEFVFHPSSPTAAEDEGVLMGYVYDRATNRSELAILDAQTLEDVASIKLPHRVPAGFHGNWVPSSN
- a CDS encoding serine hydrolase, translating into MPQTSRLASGLFAWRRALVLSAAAALVATLAPGCASSPSPQANAANPGRQIDTRTPPGIRAQQTLDMLNSDWPIGPVGVRTLAAADKVESVQTTLEALWWDRPFTLNGVDIGASVATLHLTSSYGARQDIRIHTDDGGWVDRFDLDTRAPTVNSWHDVDAVLSKTGARYSYQAAKVYPQGRCEPVAGTNTGESLPLASIFKLYVLHALAGAVTAGRVSWDDQLTVTDKSRAVGSSGLALPAGAQVSVRTAAEKMIATSDNMATDLLIDKLGTHAIEEALATAGHHDPSSMTPFPTMYELFSVGWGRPDLRSQWEHGSPQVRARLLAQANSTPYDPDPMRAHSPASSYGAEWYGNAQDICRVHAALQADAVGKAAPVRDILSAVSGIQLDPAVWPYIGAKAGGLPGDLTFSWYAVDKTHQPWVVSFQLNWPRDHGPTATGWMLQVAKQAFALIAPR